A single region of the Enterobacteriaceae endosymbiont of Donacia cinerea genome encodes:
- the rplU gene encoding 50S ribosomal protein L21 yields MYAIFDSCGKQYKVIQGQTIKLEKITGKIGDKIEFKNILIIYEKNKLNIGNPIIPGAKIIAQIILHGKNKKIKIIKFRRRKHFRKTQGHRQLFTNIKILKIQYLV; encoded by the coding sequence TATTTTTGACAGTTGTGGTAAACAATATAAAGTGATCCAAGGACAGACTATTAAATTAGAAAAAATTACGGGAAAAATTGGAGATAAAATTGAATTTAAAAATATTTTAATAATATATGAAAAAAATAAACTAAATATAGGAAATCCTATTATCCCAGGAGCAAAAATAATAGCACAAATTATTTTACATGGTAAAAATAAAAAAATTAAAATAATTAAATTTCGTAGAAGAAAACATTTTCGTAAGACACAAGGACACCGTCAGTTATTTACCAATATAAAAATTCTTAAAATTCAATATTTAGTTTAG